A portion of the Bdellovibrionales bacterium genome contains these proteins:
- a CDS encoding SH3 domain-containing protein, whose protein sequence is MKAGSPAKMTGDHIVIRDTPSFKKGKILGVLKNGEKIEIVEISKEKAVVVDKEYRWVRIKSDSFTGWCTDEFLTADMNYQSEKLDLPAEITVNCEYIDPVTVTFNVKKGPTEIFEYCSNLTTLSFKFSKNIVVDSLSAVISWGDYGTKPEDDDGYYIIQDTIVKSKPILLGHKIKDYYNFNISELDPKLLVSQKKPMLKHSSKYVSIESNSEPTNPYAIEFIFLIDGKTFKFRSEVRTPKGC, encoded by the coding sequence GTGAAGGCTGGTTCACCAGCCAAAATGACAGGGGATCACATTGTTATTCGCGACACTCCCTCTTTCAAAAAAGGGAAAATTTTGGGGGTCTTGAAAAACGGTGAAAAAATTGAGATTGTCGAGATCTCTAAAGAGAAAGCTGTGGTCGTTGACAAAGAGTATCGTTGGGTCAGAATCAAGTCTGATTCCTTCACGGGCTGGTGCACTGATGAGTTTTTAACTGCCGATATGAATTACCAATCAGAAAAATTAGATCTTCCGGCTGAAATTACTGTTAATTGTGAATACATTGACCCTGTAACAGTCACATTCAACGTCAAGAAAGGTCCAACTGAAATATTTGAATACTGCAGTAATCTAACAACTTTAAGCTTTAAATTCTCGAAAAACATTGTCGTTGATTCGTTATCAGCAGTCATCTCTTGGGGGGACTATGGAACCAAACCTGAAGATGATGACGGATATTATATTATTCAAGATACAATCGTAAAATCAAAACCCATTTTGTTAGGGCATAAAATTAAGGATTACTATAATTTTAATATTTCTGAACTTGATCCAAAGCTTTTAGTTTCTCAAAAGAAACCTATGCTTAAACATTCAAGCAAATACGTTAGCATCGAAAGTAACTCGGAACCAACCAATCCTTATGCAATTGAGTTTATTTTTTTAATTGATGGTAAAACATTTAAATTCAGGTCAGAAGTAAGAACTCCAAAAGGTTGTTAG
- a CDS encoding FecR domain-containing protein, which produces MILFSLNGLRGFCFLFSVCLMSSIFFVSLRAVALDCGRIELTKGRVELLRLKGGEASKADGVRKAIVVNGKEVVDCQDIIVTLQSARAKVRLSGNVLLTLGPHTRISIEEYAKNSGSPTLVHLAYGKIRTLFNPAGTESSSSSSSGSDANSKSDNKKSEPENKQSRFRMRTSTAVAGVRGTDFYLSFEPNTKLTEQATINGAVQVEQVDTGQSVLVNSGQQVVVEQVREKSQTGASETKKELEVKPLVVVSIAPALVTEIKQTSLLVKNDQEFVSPESVKILGAPDDWKPSNEEVPFDLNGLKEEF; this is translated from the coding sequence ATGATTCTATTTTCTTTAAATGGTTTGCGTGGTTTTTGTTTTCTCTTTTCTGTTTGTTTGATGAGTTCAATTTTTTTTGTTTCCCTGCGCGCCGTGGCTCTCGACTGTGGCCGAATTGAATTGACGAAGGGCAGAGTGGAACTGCTCAGACTGAAGGGTGGAGAGGCAAGCAAAGCGGACGGGGTCCGCAAGGCGATTGTGGTCAATGGAAAGGAAGTTGTGGACTGCCAAGATATCATCGTCACTTTGCAATCTGCTCGTGCGAAAGTTCGATTGAGTGGCAATGTCCTATTGACACTGGGTCCACACACCAGGATATCGATTGAGGAATACGCGAAAAATTCAGGCAGCCCGACTCTGGTACATCTGGCTTACGGTAAAATCAGAACATTGTTTAACCCAGCAGGTACAGAATCAAGCTCAAGCTCAAGTTCAGGTTCAGACGCAAATTCAAAATCCGATAATAAAAAGAGTGAACCAGAAAATAAACAGAGTCGATTTCGGATGAGGACTTCCACTGCCGTTGCGGGGGTCCGAGGAACCGATTTCTATCTGAGTTTTGAGCCCAACACAAAGTTAACTGAACAGGCAACCATAAATGGTGCCGTTCAAGTTGAGCAGGTTGACACGGGTCAGAGTGTGCTGGTCAATTCGGGTCAACAGGTTGTCGTCGAACAAGTTCGTGAAAAGAGCCAGACGGGTGCTTCAGAGACAAAAAAGGAATTGGAGGTGAAACCCCTCGTCGTTGTTTCTATCGCTCCTGCCTTGGTCACAGAAATCAAACAAACTTCTCTTTTGGTTAAAAACGATCAAGAGTTTGTTTCTCCTGAATCAGTTAAAATCCTGGGCGCGCCAGATGACTGGAAACCTTCTAACGAAGAGGTCCCCTTTGACCTCAATGGACTTAAGGAAGAGTTTTAA
- a CDS encoding homocysteine S-methyltransferase family protein: MIDEGVDLIVVETMFDSMDFKAALAAVRDLSLKVPLIGLMTFNTDTFSDTGISPEACVAIAEGYHCDAVGANCSVGPQAMLKVVEKMKVWSRLPIAIQPNAGMPELRNGETVFPMDAVQMAEYIPQFYERGTRILGGCCGTTPGYIKAIRHYVDSQGDRVFGASQPLDDQRVLIASKTRAVGIGPQHPFVMIGEKINPTGRKKVADMIRQGNIEALLADAHLQIQNGAQCLDVNVGVPLIDEPQMMREVITTLQNSVEVPLVIDSSFSLALKMGGEVYYGRPLLNSINAEDEKLEEVIPIAKRTGGAMLALITETMVPEKAEDRLIYARKILDRLIEAGFSRHDVVFDVLALTVSAMREGARESLRTIELIQKELGCATTFGLSNSSFGLPNRRFVHQSYLMMAVQRGLNSAIMNVLENQIATRVAAAELFGPRGAAVENYLDKWSEPISEGADSGSTGVQTLQTKSEEGDDFVKQLDLDGLEMEIFWDIVDGKKDKIQIDIREFLKTRSFESFSLFLEIMTPGIRYLGDLFAKRKRFIPHLVASAEAMKLGVALLEPFFKTSGGSGEARGTIVFATVKGDIHDIGKNICILMLKNFGYQVIDLGRNVAMDEIFSAAEKNKAQIIALSALMTTTMVQMKQLVEENRRRGLDFRVMVGGAPVTSDFAREIGADGHCEDVGTLVGETERVFSALGYMTL; the protein is encoded by the coding sequence TTGATCGACGAGGGCGTCGATTTGATTGTTGTTGAGACGATGTTTGATTCGATGGATTTCAAAGCGGCATTGGCAGCCGTGCGCGATCTCAGTTTAAAAGTCCCGCTGATTGGTTTGATGACATTTAACACGGATACTTTTTCGGATACTGGAATCAGCCCTGAGGCATGTGTGGCAATAGCGGAGGGGTATCATTGCGATGCGGTTGGTGCCAATTGTTCGGTAGGTCCGCAGGCGATGCTGAAGGTGGTCGAGAAAATGAAGGTCTGGAGTCGACTGCCAATCGCCATCCAACCAAATGCGGGCATGCCAGAGTTGAGAAATGGCGAGACGGTGTTTCCGATGGATGCTGTTCAAATGGCCGAATACATTCCACAGTTTTATGAGCGTGGGACGCGAATACTGGGTGGCTGTTGTGGAACAACACCAGGATATATTAAAGCTATCAGGCACTACGTTGATAGTCAGGGAGACAGAGTTTTTGGAGCGAGCCAACCACTTGACGATCAACGTGTTTTGATCGCCTCAAAAACACGAGCCGTGGGAATCGGACCTCAGCATCCCTTTGTGATGATCGGCGAAAAAATCAACCCCACAGGACGAAAAAAAGTGGCCGACATGATCCGGCAAGGAAACATCGAAGCGCTACTGGCCGACGCCCATTTGCAAATTCAAAATGGAGCTCAGTGCCTGGATGTCAATGTAGGAGTCCCTTTGATTGACGAGCCACAAATGATGAGAGAGGTCATCACGACATTGCAGAATTCGGTCGAAGTGCCCTTAGTGATTGATTCAAGCTTTTCATTGGCTCTCAAAATGGGGGGAGAAGTTTACTACGGAAGACCTCTTCTCAATTCAATCAATGCTGAAGATGAGAAACTTGAAGAAGTGATTCCAATTGCAAAGCGCACGGGCGGGGCGATGCTCGCCTTGATCACTGAGACGATGGTTCCTGAAAAAGCAGAAGATCGTCTGATCTATGCGCGAAAAATTTTGGATCGACTGATAGAAGCTGGATTTAGTCGGCACGATGTCGTCTTTGATGTTTTGGCCTTAACAGTTTCGGCAATGAGAGAAGGAGCTCGAGAAAGTTTGAGAACGATTGAGCTGATTCAGAAGGAACTGGGTTGTGCGACAACTTTTGGCTTGAGCAACTCCTCATTTGGATTGCCAAACCGAAGATTTGTTCACCAATCCTATTTGATGATGGCGGTGCAACGTGGGCTGAACAGTGCCATTATGAACGTACTTGAAAATCAGATAGCCACCAGAGTTGCGGCGGCTGAACTGTTTGGTCCCAGAGGGGCCGCAGTCGAAAATTATTTAGATAAGTGGTCGGAGCCCATCAGCGAGGGAGCCGACTCTGGCTCTACAGGGGTTCAGACTCTTCAAACGAAGTCTGAAGAAGGAGACGATTTTGTTAAGCAATTGGATCTTGATGGGCTCGAAATGGAAATTTTTTGGGATATTGTTGATGGGAAGAAAGACAAAATACAAATTGATATTAGGGAGTTTCTAAAAACGAGGTCATTTGAATCTTTCAGTCTATTTTTGGAGATCATGACACCTGGAATTAGGTACTTGGGAGATCTGTTTGCCAAGCGAAAGAGATTTATTCCTCACCTCGTTGCTTCGGCTGAGGCAATGAAATTAGGGGTGGCTCTTCTCGAGCCCTTTTTTAAAACCAGCGGGGGGAGTGGAGAAGCTCGTGGTACGATCGTCTTTGCGACGGTGAAGGGCGACATTCATGACATTGGAAAAAATATCTGTATTCTCATGTTGAAGAATTTTGGTTACCAAGTGATCGACCTAGGTCGCAATGTCGCCATGGATGAAATCTTTTCGGCGGCCGAGAAGAATAAGGCCCAAATTATTGCCCTCTCTGCATTGATGACGACAACGATGGTCCAAATGAAACAACTTGTAGAAGAAAATCGTCGCAGGGGCTTGGATTTTCGGGTTATGGTGGGAGGTGCGCCAGTGACCTCTGACTTTGCGCGCGAGATCGGAGCCGACGGGCATTGTGAGGACGTTGGCACTTTGGTAGGAGAGACGGAGCGAGTTTTTTCAGCGCTAGGATATATGACTCTTTAG
- a CDS encoding homocysteine S-methyltransferase family protein: protein MIQKGRYQEFRKALNSRLMIFDGSMGALLMKRGLPPGHAPDLWNLENPKVIEAVQREYAESGADILITNTFGASRWRLDEYRAHSKLVDINARAVEIARRAGGERCFVAGDLGPCGDTVFPTGSRSFDEVLRSLGNKLEF, encoded by the coding sequence TTGATACAAAAAGGCCGCTACCAAGAATTTCGTAAAGCTTTGAATTCTCGATTGATGATTTTTGATGGGTCGATGGGAGCTCTTCTCATGAAAAGAGGACTCCCTCCCGGACATGCCCCTGATCTTTGGAATTTAGAAAATCCAAAAGTGATTGAAGCGGTACAAAGAGAATACGCTGAGTCTGGAGCAGACATTCTTATCACAAATACCTTTGGGGCTTCGCGCTGGCGTCTCGACGAGTATCGTGCTCACTCAAAACTTGTCGATATCAATGCAAGGGCCGTGGAGATCGCTCGACGAGCGGGAGGTGAGCGATGTTTCGTGGCGGGTGATTTGGGTCCCTGTGGGGATACTGTGTTTCCGACGGGCTCGCGATCTTTTGATGAGGTTTTGAGATCTTTAGGGAACAAGCTCGAGTTTTGA
- a CDS encoding DUF4445 domain-containing protein, which translates to MPFPIKAFSRGQTWEMKVSLAGPTLLDILYAHEVPIRSSCIGKGVCRQCRVKVVKGTAPVSGADSKAFSATALQDGWRLSCQIRPKSQMEIEFPQVYQVGEHLEVLRPPVSDWWIAFDAGTTGLEMAAIDKNGEWCRARGLNSQVIMGADVMTRLEYAQRLGVEPLHYRLVRQIKKLLETIKTEAGPYRFSDRGLVAGNSAMISFLHQWSIDSLAVFPFQPHSFEETKTSLADTGDWTSLPLLNSFVGGDLWAGLFLLWKKGEMSKPSWILLDVGTNSEIIFWTGEKLLISSTPAGPAFEGSNISIGMRAESGAIINPLYDPKEKAWTFDVVDGDVPRGICGSALIQAVAQALKGNLLNTEGEILDAKKISLNPDLGLNQDDIREFQLAKSAIRTGVELIMKEGGQRAERLILAGSFGEHLPTDCAIELGLLPNMKMEAIGNSSLKGTIAWGLASDQEKKEFAAWIDKVKMPVDLALKDEFQAMFIESMNLHP; encoded by the coding sequence ATGCCCTTTCCCATTAAGGCCTTCTCTCGTGGGCAAACTTGGGAGATGAAGGTCTCTCTCGCGGGACCGACACTGCTCGATATATTGTACGCTCATGAAGTGCCCATTCGTTCGAGTTGCATAGGCAAGGGGGTTTGTCGTCAGTGCCGAGTGAAAGTTGTCAAAGGCACGGCACCTGTGTCTGGAGCAGATAGCAAAGCCTTTTCTGCAACAGCTCTTCAAGATGGTTGGCGCTTGAGTTGCCAAATTCGTCCGAAATCTCAAATGGAAATTGAATTTCCACAGGTTTATCAGGTGGGCGAACACCTTGAAGTTTTGCGGCCTCCTGTTTCAGATTGGTGGATCGCTTTTGATGCGGGAACAACGGGCTTAGAAATGGCCGCGATAGATAAGAATGGAGAATGGTGTCGGGCGCGGGGCTTGAACAGCCAGGTGATTATGGGAGCCGACGTCATGACTCGGCTCGAATACGCCCAGAGACTGGGCGTTGAGCCACTTCACTATCGCTTGGTTCGCCAAATCAAAAAGCTTTTGGAAACAATCAAGACTGAGGCCGGACCATATCGTTTTTCTGATAGGGGTCTTGTTGCTGGCAATTCAGCCATGATTTCGTTTTTGCATCAGTGGTCGATCGATAGTTTGGCTGTTTTTCCGTTTCAGCCCCATTCGTTTGAAGAGACAAAGACAAGTCTGGCAGATACAGGTGATTGGACGAGCCTTCCTCTTCTGAATAGTTTTGTGGGCGGGGATCTGTGGGCGGGATTGTTTTTGTTATGGAAGAAAGGGGAAATGAGTAAGCCCTCTTGGATCCTTTTGGACGTGGGGACCAACTCTGAAATTATTTTCTGGACTGGAGAAAAACTCTTGATCTCAAGTACGCCTGCGGGGCCTGCTTTTGAGGGATCGAATATAAGTATTGGAATGAGGGCTGAGTCGGGAGCAATCATCAATCCTCTTTATGATCCGAAAGAGAAAGCTTGGACCTTCGATGTGGTAGATGGGGACGTCCCGCGCGGCATTTGTGGGTCGGCTTTGATTCAGGCCGTTGCCCAGGCTCTCAAAGGTAATTTGCTTAACACGGAGGGAGAGATCCTCGATGCAAAAAAAATTTCGTTGAATCCAGACTTGGGTTTGAATCAAGACGATATTCGAGAATTTCAGTTAGCGAAATCAGCCATTCGGACAGGTGTTGAGCTGATCATGAAAGAGGGCGGTCAAAGAGCGGAGCGTTTGATTTTGGCGGGCTCATTCGGAGAACATCTGCCGACAGACTGTGCCATTGAGCTGGGACTCCTACCAAATATGAAAATGGAAGCGATCGGAAATTCCAGTTTAAAGGGAACGATTGCTTGGGGTCTTGCCTCTGACCAGGAAAAAAAGGAGTTTGCTGCCTGGATCGATAAGGTCAAAATGCCGGTCGATTTGGCTTTGAAAGATGAGTTCCAAGCGATGTTTATTGAATCCATGAATTTGCATCCGTAA